One window from the genome of Cyclobacterium amurskyense encodes:
- a CDS encoding RagB/SusD family nutrient uptake outer membrane protein: protein MKFIYKYAFISLAFLFSCSEDFLNLAPISNRSVEGFYNSEEELNQALMGVYDGLQSTQTSVFAMLMKEQRSDNTFQQSLLYNFHSIIHFNESPENTQLYPAWSELFEAIYRCNIFLEKIEGVSFKNEQVKAQMKAEAKVIRALFYFDLVRYFGGVPIVTKPLSITESLQYERNSVEEVYATIITDLEEAAAALPQTYSSQDVGRITSLAAKALLGKVYLTKSGYPLNSGEWEKAKGLLEEVINSGEFEFFPEYSDVFNISNDNGKQYVFWVQFNSDAQGEGNPIPRIQAANNIDRNDPVLGVSSGGSPLSPIVSQDFINSFEEGDVRLAHTVQMQWLQNDGVMFYTPFSKKFVSGNSGPQNNWDINWPVIRYTDVLMMYAEVLNEIAYTPNGKAFEILNQVRERAGLDPKAANDVPDQASFRNWVLNERRFEFAFEHQRWHDLVRTDQGLSVMKNFLMEYGLDGNVTKEKYLYPIPSRVIQTSPIITQNPGFQ from the coding sequence ATGAAATTTATATATAAATATGCATTCATTTCCCTGGCATTTCTTTTCTCATGTTCAGAAGATTTTCTCAACCTGGCGCCTATTTCTAATAGAAGTGTGGAAGGGTTTTATAATAGTGAAGAGGAATTAAACCAAGCTTTGATGGGCGTTTACGATGGACTTCAATCCACGCAAACAAGTGTCTTTGCCATGTTGATGAAAGAGCAACGCTCCGACAACACCTTTCAGCAATCGCTCTTGTATAATTTTCACTCAATCATTCATTTTAACGAATCACCTGAGAACACACAGCTTTACCCTGCTTGGTCAGAATTATTTGAGGCAATATACCGCTGTAATATTTTTCTTGAAAAGATTGAAGGGGTGAGTTTTAAGAATGAGCAGGTAAAGGCACAAATGAAGGCAGAAGCCAAAGTGATAAGGGCGCTGTTTTATTTTGATTTGGTAAGGTATTTTGGAGGAGTTCCTATTGTTACCAAGCCATTGTCTATTACAGAATCACTTCAATATGAGCGGAATTCTGTTGAGGAAGTTTATGCAACCATCATTACGGACTTAGAAGAGGCGGCCGCCGCTTTACCTCAGACTTACTCATCACAGGATGTAGGAAGGATTACCTCTTTGGCTGCAAAAGCCCTTTTGGGTAAAGTGTATTTAACCAAGAGTGGGTATCCTTTGAATTCGGGTGAATGGGAGAAAGCAAAAGGTTTACTTGAGGAGGTTATTAACTCAGGTGAATTTGAATTTTTCCCTGAGTATTCAGATGTGTTCAATATTTCCAATGACAATGGCAAACAGTACGTTTTTTGGGTTCAATTTAATTCAGATGCTCAAGGGGAAGGTAATCCTATTCCTAGAATTCAAGCGGCCAATAATATTGACCGAAACGACCCTGTTTTAGGGGTATCCTCAGGTGGATCTCCGCTAAGCCCAATTGTCTCTCAGGATTTCATTAATAGTTTTGAAGAGGGTGATGTAAGGCTTGCCCACACCGTTCAAATGCAGTGGCTTCAAAACGATGGGGTGATGTTTTATACTCCCTTTTCTAAAAAGTTTGTTTCAGGGAATTCCGGTCCACAGAATAACTGGGATATAAATTGGCCTGTCATTCGGTACACAGATGTACTCATGATGTATGCAGAAGTACTAAATGAGATTGCTTATACTCCAAATGGAAAAGCTTTTGAAATTTTAAACCAAGTACGAGAAAGAGCCGGTTTGGATCCTAAAGCAGCCAATGATGTACCTGATCAAGCATCTTTTAGAAACTGGGTATTGAATGAGAGAAGATTTGAATTTGCCTTTGAACATCAGAGATGGCACGATTTGGTTAGAACGGATCAGGGTTTATCCGTAATGAAGAATTTTTTGATGGAATATGGACTTGATGGGAATGTAACCAAGGAGAAATACCTTTACCCAATTCCTTCAAGAGTAATTCAAACCAGTCCAATTATTACCCAAAATCCTGGTTTTCAATAA
- a CDS encoding sodium:solute symporter family transporter, whose product MRNLLYGFIFFVSPLISCSDQTNSQGELSSELREHAIEQLHSVLYSDLKWEKIHAAEYLLALDYQTGVDSVFKKEELKFGNEPYYRIGIWRVLAQSGGNDDFKKVWIDKIRAVYQDSLSQDRIHAVEALAKLEISPNTEIQTNDEILHVFSTWAHAYSSESRKKQSIADLMEILKGEEYSDRARKLAAYALRKIKGISTSDWDQLTDLALSQTEISDFQVYLTSLSWITAPKDSLSVPRMEKLKYLLSNAGKDNLIYQREYAYTLGEKGSNLDLDLLEKMANLNPDKDNPSYNQLIDLKVTAAYALLRIERRVEATLSWIDWLVISLYGALMLGIGYFYSKVNKTKEDYLLGGRKMNSVSIGISLFATLLSTVSYLSYPGEMIKYGPVIFAGMLGFPIVYFVAGWWLIPRIMAMKVTSAYEILELKLGLSIRMLAIFMFLSLRFLWMATIIYVTIDVTFLTVVPIDPSYVPLVSILLMVITIVYTSMGGLKAVVVTDVVQTVVFLGGAFLSILIVSIHFGSVSSWIPTEWPAYWKPIQFGFDTQERTTIGNAVVMLFAWYICTTGSDQMAIQRYLSTRDIKAARKSLKVSLYTNLLAKCLLGLLGLAMFAFFSKNQHFLADGQSFSEQSDTLFPRFILLGLPVGISGLVIAGLLAAAMSSLSSGLNSVSTVISEDIFNRFFKRKKEVSFKGSLQQIKILSYLTGLIVIGLSFFVGSVQGNLFDIVIKVTHLFVAPLFVLFFMALFVPFATERGTFLGGIVAIIVAVAISFYGVLGITVLWVLPFSFFAGAIVACTISLINKKE is encoded by the coding sequence ATGAGAAACTTACTTTACGGATTTATTTTTTTTGTTTCACCTCTTATTTCATGTAGTGACCAGACAAATTCCCAAGGAGAGCTTTCTTCAGAATTAAGAGAACATGCCATCGAACAACTCCATTCGGTTTTGTACAGTGATTTGAAGTGGGAAAAAATTCATGCAGCAGAGTACCTATTGGCACTTGACTATCAGACAGGCGTAGATAGTGTTTTTAAAAAAGAAGAATTAAAATTTGGCAATGAACCTTATTATAGAATTGGAATATGGAGGGTGTTGGCCCAATCTGGAGGGAATGATGATTTTAAAAAGGTTTGGATAGATAAAATTAGGGCAGTCTATCAGGACAGCCTTTCACAAGATAGGATTCATGCGGTGGAAGCACTGGCCAAGCTTGAAATATCTCCCAATACCGAGATACAGACAAATGATGAAATTTTACATGTTTTTAGCACATGGGCCCATGCCTATTCATCCGAATCCAGAAAAAAGCAAAGCATAGCGGATTTGATGGAAATTTTAAAAGGGGAGGAATATTCTGATAGGGCTAGAAAGTTGGCTGCTTATGCATTAAGAAAGATAAAAGGGATCAGTACCTCAGATTGGGATCAATTAACTGATTTGGCATTAAGTCAAACTGAAATTTCTGATTTTCAGGTCTATTTGACTTCTCTAAGTTGGATTACAGCTCCGAAGGATTCTTTATCAGTTCCTAGGATGGAAAAGCTAAAATATCTTTTGTCAAATGCGGGCAAGGACAATCTAATTTATCAAAGAGAATATGCCTATACCTTGGGCGAGAAAGGGAGTAATCTTGATCTGGATTTACTTGAGAAAATGGCCAATTTAAACCCTGACAAAGATAACCCCTCCTATAATCAACTTATTGATTTAAAAGTTACGGCTGCCTATGCCTTGCTGAGGATTGAACGAAGGGTGGAGGCTACACTTTCATGGATTGACTGGCTCGTCATTTCCTTGTATGGGGCCTTGATGTTGGGCATAGGATATTTCTACTCAAAGGTCAATAAGACCAAGGAGGACTATTTATTGGGAGGAAGGAAGATGAATTCCGTGTCTATTGGCATATCACTCTTTGCCACTTTACTTAGTACGGTGAGTTATTTGTCCTACCCGGGAGAAATGATCAAATATGGGCCGGTAATTTTCGCTGGAATGTTAGGCTTTCCAATCGTTTATTTTGTTGCGGGCTGGTGGTTGATCCCTAGAATAATGGCAATGAAAGTGACGAGTGCCTATGAAATATTGGAATTGAAACTGGGTTTAAGCATCAGGATGTTGGCCATCTTTATGTTCCTTTCCTTACGGTTCCTTTGGATGGCTACTATTATTTATGTCACCATTGATGTCACTTTTCTTACGGTAGTTCCTATAGACCCAAGCTATGTCCCTTTGGTCAGCATTTTATTAATGGTTATAACCATTGTTTATACTTCAATGGGTGGCTTAAAAGCAGTTGTGGTAACCGATGTAGTTCAAACAGTAGTGTTCTTGGGAGGAGCTTTTCTGAGTATTTTGATTGTAAGTATACATTTTGGATCGGTAAGTTCATGGATACCTACGGAATGGCCGGCCTACTGGAAGCCTATTCAATTTGGTTTTGATACCCAGGAAAGGACCACCATAGGGAATGCAGTTGTGATGTTATTTGCCTGGTATATCTGTACCACAGGCTCCGACCAAATGGCCATTCAAAGGTATTTGTCCACCAGAGACATTAAGGCAGCCAGGAAATCTTTAAAAGTTTCCTTGTACACCAATTTATTGGCTAAATGTCTTCTAGGTCTTTTGGGGCTTGCAATGTTTGCCTTTTTCTCTAAGAACCAACATTTTTTAGCCGATGGCCAATCCTTTAGTGAACAGTCAGACACCTTGTTTCCAAGGTTTATATTGTTAGGATTACCGGTAGGGATATCAGGCTTGGTGATTGCAGGTCTGCTTGCTGCAGCCATGTCAAGCCTTTCTTCAGGCTTAAACTCCGTCTCAACGGTGATTTCTGAAGATATTTTCAATCGATTTTTTAAAAGAAAAAAAGAAGTTTCCTTCAAAGGCTCATTGCAACAGATTAAAATCCTTTCCTACTTAACTGGATTAATTGTAATCGGATTGAGCTTTTTTGTAGGCAGTGTACAAGGGAACTTGTTTGATATTGTGATTAAGGTGACCCACCTTTTTGTGGCACCTTTGTTTGTATTGTTTTTTATGGCGCTGTTTGTTCCTTTTGCCACTGAAAGAGGGACATTTCTGGGGGGCATAGTGGCCATTATTGTTGCTGTAGCAATTTCATTTTATGGTGTGTTGGGAATTACGGTGCTCTGGGTTTTACCCTTCTCCTTTTTTGCAGGAGCTATTGTCGCCTGTACTATTAGTTTGATTAATAAAAAAGAATAA
- a CDS encoding HpcH/HpaI aldolase family protein produces the protein MNSSKCLAKWEAGQPVLGITLHLTDPSVFELTSLMGMDVIWVDMEHHSHSIETVNGLMRAARVGSSDLMIRPGNGEYNQMARLMEAGANGIMYPRCHTVKEAKLAVKSIKFPPMGERGLDAAGPDAHYGLTPLSEYLVTSNKGTFLVIQIEDQEGLAAAQDIAEVEGVDLLFFGPGDFSLQGGFAGKFNDSRYWDAVEKVADSAKSAGKLWGTPAFSSEHAKKLLDMGAMLITYSSDLSLFRKRLTEIKDEFKHLGINFS, from the coding sequence ATGAATAGTAGCAAATGTTTAGCGAAGTGGGAAGCAGGTCAACCGGTTTTGGGAATAACGCTTCATTTAACGGATCCTTCCGTTTTCGAACTTACCAGTTTAATGGGGATGGATGTTATCTGGGTTGACATGGAGCACCACTCTCATTCTATAGAAACGGTTAATGGGTTGATGAGGGCAGCAAGGGTTGGTTCGTCCGATCTTATGATAAGACCAGGAAATGGTGAATACAACCAAATGGCCAGGTTGATGGAAGCAGGAGCCAATGGGATCATGTATCCGAGATGCCATACGGTAAAGGAGGCAAAGCTTGCAGTGAAAAGCATTAAATTTCCTCCGATGGGAGAGAGAGGATTGGATGCCGCAGGTCCGGATGCCCATTATGGTTTAACACCATTGTCAGAATACCTGGTAACCTCCAATAAAGGAACCTTTTTGGTGATTCAAATTGAGGATCAGGAGGGACTTGCTGCTGCACAGGATATCGCAGAAGTAGAAGGAGTCGACTTGCTTTTCTTTGGCCCGGGAGACTTTAGTCTTCAAGGTGGATTCGCTGGGAAGTTCAATGATTCTAGATATTGGGATGCGGTGGAAAAAGTTGCTGATTCAGCCAAGAGTGCCGGTAAATTGTGGGGTACACCTGCTTTTTCATCTGAACATGCCAAGAAATTATTGGACATGGGAGCAATGCTTATTACCTATTCGAGTGATTTAAGTTTATTTCGTAAGCGATTGACTGAAATTAAAGATGAATTTAAACATTTGGGAATCAATTTTTCATAA
- a CDS encoding sialidase, with amino-acid sequence MIRRRQFLKSSVSKGISLMVIPGLGGLNFQTFRNKRKLKYQLKHDIPTKLYDGKNCWVHPRAGIIPGAGKKGKPKVLFTMNTHDISGSDVFKGMYGFHTDDLGKSYSEPKALPPLNPRFETIEGKEHPVAASDFWPAFHSSSRKLLGIGHTVVYTPEWKVMVPRPRHTSYAVYDEKKDKWGNWKKLQMPGGERFYFAGAGSVQRYDESDGSILLPIYFNPHPNGSKRSDRIAVLRCSFDGENLNYQSHGQEISIEDNSRGLQEPSLTKFKGKYYLTMRNDHNGYVCKSQDGLNFEPIVSWKFDDGTNLGNYNTQQHWVTHSEGLFLVYTRKGADNDHVFRHRAPLFMAQVDPEKLCVIRDSERVIVEERGARLGNFGVTNVSPNETWVTVAEWMQFSGKIKTPGSNLGVENYGSDGSVWVAKIHWNQPNQYFKT; translated from the coding sequence ATGATAAGGCGTAGGCAATTCTTAAAATCTTCTGTTTCAAAGGGTATTTCTCTGATGGTTATTCCTGGACTTGGAGGACTGAATTTTCAAACTTTCAGAAATAAAAGAAAATTGAAATACCAGCTTAAACATGATATACCGACCAAATTATATGATGGTAAAAACTGCTGGGTTCATCCTCGCGCAGGGATAATTCCTGGTGCAGGGAAAAAAGGCAAACCAAAGGTCTTGTTTACGATGAATACCCATGATATTTCAGGAAGTGATGTATTCAAGGGTATGTACGGATTTCATACGGATGATTTAGGGAAATCTTATTCAGAGCCTAAAGCATTACCTCCGTTAAATCCTCGGTTCGAAACAATTGAGGGAAAAGAACATCCTGTAGCAGCCAGCGATTTTTGGCCCGCTTTTCATTCTTCCTCTAGAAAACTATTAGGCATAGGCCACACGGTGGTTTACACTCCTGAATGGAAGGTTATGGTTCCTCGTCCAAGACATACCTCCTATGCTGTATACGATGAGAAAAAGGACAAATGGGGCAATTGGAAGAAGCTCCAAATGCCTGGTGGGGAGCGGTTTTATTTTGCAGGAGCAGGTTCAGTACAAAGGTATGATGAAAGCGATGGGAGCATTTTATTGCCTATCTATTTTAATCCCCATCCGAATGGGAGCAAGCGATCTGATCGTATAGCTGTTTTGCGGTGTAGTTTTGATGGAGAAAACCTCAATTACCAAAGCCATGGTCAGGAAATTAGTATTGAAGACAATTCCCGAGGTTTACAGGAGCCCTCCTTGACAAAGTTCAAGGGCAAGTATTACCTAACCATGCGTAACGATCACAATGGATATGTATGCAAAAGTCAGGATGGTTTGAATTTCGAACCAATTGTTTCCTGGAAATTTGACGATGGAACAAACTTGGGCAATTACAATACCCAACAACATTGGGTTACTCACAGTGAAGGCTTGTTTCTCGTTTATACCAGAAAGGGGGCAGACAATGACCATGTCTTTCGCCACCGTGCGCCCTTATTTATGGCTCAGGTAGACCCGGAAAAGCTTTGTGTAATCCGGGATTCAGAGCGGGTTATTGTTGAAGAAAGAGGCGCCAGACTGGGGAATTTTGGTGTGACAAATGTAAGCCCTAACGAAACCTGGGTGACAGTGGCGGAGTGGATGCAGTTTTCAGGAAAGATAAAAACTCCTGGCTCAAATCTCGGGGTGGAAAATTATGGAAGCGATGGCAGTGTATGGGTAGCCAAAATTCATTGGAATCAGCCTAATCAGTATTTTAAAACCTGA
- a CDS encoding alpha/beta hydrolase family protein — translation MLVIRNFIQLSRPLHWVICILIFINYTNSYAITFPKDTVIEISNRKVYIALPDRNEKVNEAPFSVLMAIHGNGRNAMSYASENDQSVPFYVHQRNMAIDNGYLFVVLSNGNETWGTDQGLENLMKVYRYISSNYRVKEKWVLWGTSAGGLQMFRMIAEYPEKIDRVIGTFPVYDLEQAYSQRKSSNFIWQSKEDFDDINPANFPEKLINVPMLIFHGKKDQAVPYKNHSLKLKREVNALGGAVKLKLVEGGHSTSNWKVYNNPLIKAFLTE, via the coding sequence ATGTTGGTAATCAGAAACTTTATTCAATTGTCTCGTCCATTGCACTGGGTGATCTGCATTCTAATTTTTATAAATTACACCAATTCCTATGCAATTACATTTCCGAAAGATACTGTAATCGAGATTTCTAATCGAAAGGTTTACATCGCCTTACCTGATAGGAATGAAAAAGTGAATGAAGCCCCATTTTCGGTTTTAATGGCAATCCATGGAAACGGTAGGAATGCGATGAGTTATGCTTCTGAAAATGATCAAAGCGTGCCCTTTTATGTGCACCAAAGAAATATGGCCATCGATAATGGCTATCTATTTGTTGTCCTCTCTAATGGAAATGAAACCTGGGGAACAGACCAAGGGCTGGAAAATTTGATGAAGGTATACCGGTACATAAGCTCAAATTATAGGGTTAAAGAAAAATGGGTTTTATGGGGCACTTCAGCTGGAGGGCTTCAAATGTTTAGAATGATAGCCGAATACCCGGAGAAAATTGACCGGGTTATTGGCACTTTTCCTGTCTATGATTTAGAACAGGCTTATTCGCAAAGAAAGTCTTCAAATTTTATTTGGCAATCAAAAGAAGATTTTGATGATATCAATCCCGCAAATTTCCCTGAAAAATTAATAAATGTACCCATGTTGATTTTTCATGGTAAGAAAGATCAGGCAGTACCTTATAAGAACCATTCGCTGAAATTAAAAAGAGAGGTCAATGCATTGGGCGGAGCTGTAAAGCTAAAGCTGGTCGAGGGTGGCCACAGTACCTCAAACTGGAAAGTGTACAACAACCCTTTGATTAAGGCTTTTTTGACAGAATGA
- a CDS encoding sialidase family protein, translating to MINLKTLTNCLAVFFIAIFMANGQDAIIPKYKTTQILVSSNEFEEDNYLAFPAILRLNPDEVLVSFKRGTQHGGGKEARLDMMHFDTKNNVIIERKNLASDPELIHQMGEWVEFPDGSIKLYIDSQHSGHDKDNYRTGLRQVSVRKTKDGFEASKTELSPMVDGREYGYAFDFIVKDKITYMLVMGFGYRPGGKWSVDVIQSKNNGKSWSLVRNLTEEFGGHKINESAFIPWEDGFMVTTREYGHNQRIYFTDAEFKVIKENNLSSAYGFIESHIGRPRLFSRDGNLYLLGRNWRTMEGEGRRMELGLFKINPKSLAVEKWFILDNSERAHITDGYYAAPYFQEKEGKTFFNMINYKGANKAFPSIERYEFLWDEIK from the coding sequence ATGATAAATCTTAAAACTTTAACCAATTGCCTAGCTGTTTTTTTTATAGCCATTTTTATGGCAAATGGACAAGACGCTATAATCCCAAAATACAAGACAACGCAAATTTTGGTTTCTTCCAATGAATTTGAAGAAGACAATTATTTGGCTTTCCCAGCTATTTTAAGACTGAATCCAGACGAAGTATTGGTGTCCTTTAAAAGAGGAACACAACATGGCGGAGGGAAGGAAGCTCGGTTGGATATGATGCATTTCGATACCAAAAATAATGTCATCATAGAAAGAAAAAACCTGGCGAGTGACCCCGAATTAATTCACCAAATGGGGGAATGGGTTGAGTTTCCAGATGGATCTATAAAGCTCTATATCGACTCTCAACATTCCGGACATGACAAGGACAATTACCGTACAGGGTTGAGACAGGTAAGTGTAAGGAAGACAAAGGATGGTTTTGAGGCTTCAAAAACCGAATTGTCGCCAATGGTAGATGGGCGGGAATATGGCTATGCATTTGACTTTATCGTTAAGGACAAAATTACTTATATGTTGGTGATGGGCTTTGGTTATAGGCCTGGAGGTAAATGGTCTGTGGATGTGATTCAGTCCAAGAATAATGGTAAATCATGGAGTTTGGTTCGCAACTTAACCGAGGAATTTGGTGGGCATAAAATCAATGAAAGTGCATTTATTCCATGGGAAGATGGATTTATGGTGACCACCAGAGAATATGGGCACAATCAAAGAATTTATTTTACAGATGCTGAATTTAAGGTAATCAAGGAGAATAATTTAAGTTCAGCCTATGGGTTTATAGAATCTCATATTGGTCGACCACGGCTTTTTTCAAGAGATGGCAATCTGTATTTATTGGGTAGGAATTGGAGAACCATGGAAGGAGAGGGGAGAAGGATGGAGTTGGGACTGTTCAAGATCAACCCGAAATCTTTAGCCGTAGAAAAATGGTTCATATTGGACAATAGCGAACGTGCGCATATCACAGATGGCTATTATGCGGCCCCTTATTTTCAGGAAAAAGAAGGCAAGACCTTTTTTAATATGATCAACTACAAAGGAGCCAATAAGGCTTTCCCTAGTATTGAGCGGTATGAATTTTTATGGGATGAGATTAAGTAG
- a CDS encoding alpha/beta hydrolase family protein — translation MHPYDKQKETILLIEDPLDKYFQESIDMQPLLDEFNIVHIKGRNEADAILQIINSSGEIDWAKAYQLLNMDQQARDIELIRNALTGNHRVHLLGFSGAAAYLHYYLGLFPENVKSLISFNPLLFDLQKNLNLINPSQCLEAIPLENASYLDFLWYNNSENLCKEQTGTEYIDLAFYFYLKWRFLLPSLVEADKADIAQKIRLFEHSYGLTYNAASNLLESKIAKWMMLESHEIWKQFERIPFSVYGVNYDRGLDFSGKVLIVGAVHDKLLSRFCYDVLAEFYLNSTLLLIRDGHSFGKLGGSMLHSKLISSFINNDIQEKVTVYQLLQDEGLLFNKKDRVRY, via the coding sequence ATGCATCCCTACGATAAGCAAAAGGAAACCATTCTGCTAATTGAGGATCCTTTGGACAAGTATTTTCAGGAAAGCATAGACATGCAGCCGCTGTTGGATGAATTTAATATCGTTCATATCAAAGGTCGGAATGAGGCTGATGCCATTTTGCAAATTATCAATTCTTCAGGGGAAATTGATTGGGCAAAAGCTTATCAATTGCTAAATATGGACCAACAAGCAAGGGACATAGAGTTGATCCGTAATGCCTTGACCGGAAACCACAGGGTACATTTACTGGGCTTTTCAGGTGCCGCTGCCTACCTGCATTATTACCTTGGCCTTTTCCCTGAAAACGTCAAATCCTTGATTTCCTTCAACCCCCTACTCTTTGACCTTCAAAAAAACCTGAATCTTATCAACCCCTCACAGTGCCTGGAAGCAATACCACTTGAAAATGCTTCCTACCTTGATTTTTTGTGGTACAACAATTCCGAGAACCTTTGTAAGGAACAAACGGGGACTGAATACATTGATCTGGCCTTTTATTTTTATTTAAAATGGCGGTTTCTGTTACCATCTTTAGTAGAAGCAGATAAAGCCGATATCGCTCAGAAGATTAGGCTTTTTGAGCACAGTTATGGATTGACCTATAATGCAGCTTCCAATTTACTAGAATCTAAAATAGCGAAGTGGATGATGCTAGAAAGTCATGAAATATGGAAGCAGTTTGAACGCATACCTTTCTCTGTATATGGGGTAAATTATGACCGGGGATTAGATTTTAGTGGTAAGGTATTGATTGTAGGTGCAGTACATGACAAATTGCTTTCCAGATTTTGTTATGATGTGTTGGCAGAGTTTTATTTAAATTCCACCTTATTGCTTATTCGGGATGGGCATTCCTTTGGGAAATTAGGTGGTTCAATGTTGCATAGTAAATTGATTAGCTCCTTTATCAACAATGATATTCAGGAAAAAGTCACTGTTTATCAATTGCTTCAGGATGAAGGTTTACTTTTTAATAAAAAGGATCGGGTAAGGTATTGA
- a CDS encoding IS4 family transposase, whose amino-acid sequence MCNITLFSQIIKKIDRSIFKKLVKEKQTDKGCKGFDSWTHLVSMLFCHFAKSTSVRDISNGLRSATGNLNHLGITKAPSKSSISYQNKRRDSDLFRDLYYSLLGSLGQQASVKRSKLRIKVPVYLLDATVISLCLSVFDWATFRTKKGAVKMHTLLEYDGKLPVYVNITEGSVGDNKGAYNIPLEKGSVIVADRYYNDFPMLNVWDSKGVFFVIRHKGNLAFSSIKERELPTTTAQHVLKDEEIELTNPQSKAKYFGRLRRVAVWDEENGQTIELITNNFAWAAQTIGDLYKSRWEIEVFFRDIKQLLHIKTFIGTSKNAVMIQIWTALITILLLKVMKATAKFGWHLSNLVAFIRLNIFVKIELQKWLDSPFIEPDKPPQNVVQGVLFS is encoded by the coding sequence ATGTGTAATATTACATTGTTTTCACAGATTATTAAAAAGATTGACCGTTCAATTTTCAAGAAATTGGTAAAAGAAAAGCAAACAGATAAGGGTTGCAAGGGATTTGACAGCTGGACGCATCTGGTTTCGATGTTGTTCTGCCATTTTGCCAAAAGCACATCGGTAAGGGATATTTCCAATGGGCTTCGGTCTGCCACTGGGAACCTTAACCATCTTGGCATTACCAAAGCTCCATCCAAATCAAGTATCAGCTATCAAAACAAACGAAGGGATTCGGATCTTTTCAGGGACCTTTACTATTCACTGTTGGGAAGTTTAGGACAGCAGGCATCTGTCAAGAGGTCCAAACTCAGGATCAAGGTTCCTGTTTATTTGCTGGACGCCACAGTGATTAGCCTTTGCCTTTCGGTGTTTGATTGGGCTACTTTCCGTACCAAAAAGGGAGCTGTAAAGATGCATACGCTGCTGGAATATGACGGTAAACTCCCTGTTTACGTGAATATTACCGAAGGGAGTGTCGGTGACAATAAGGGAGCTTACAACATCCCCCTGGAAAAAGGGTCGGTGATCGTCGCAGACCGGTATTACAATGACTTCCCTATGCTCAACGTCTGGGACAGCAAGGGGGTGTTCTTCGTGATCAGACACAAAGGCAACCTTGCTTTCAGTTCCATCAAAGAACGGGAACTTCCCACAACAACCGCCCAGCATGTGCTCAAAGACGAAGAAATCGAACTGACCAACCCACAGTCCAAAGCCAAATATTTTGGAAGGCTTAGAAGAGTGGCTGTGTGGGATGAGGAAAACGGGCAGACCATAGAACTGATTACCAATAACTTTGCTTGGGCAGCGCAGACCATTGGGGACCTCTACAAATCAAGATGGGAAATTGAAGTGTTTTTTCGGGACATTAAACAACTATTGCATATCAAAACCTTTATCGGGACCTCCAAAAATGCGGTAATGATCCAGATATGGACGGCATTGATCACCATCCTTCTACTCAAAGTCATGAAGGCAACAGCAAAATTCGGGTGGCACCTATCCAATCTGGTCGCCTTTATCCGGCTCAATATTTTTGTTAAAATCGAACTGCAAAAATGGCTTGATAGTCCATTTATCGAACCCGACAAACCACCCCAGAATGTAGTACAGGGGGTTCTGTTTTCTTAA